TAGCATGGCAAACAAGGATCAACTAAAATATGAAGACGCACGACCAAACCGAACCGTACTAGATGACACTCTCTGTTGGTACCAATTTCGAGGATTGGTCCGTGAAAATTATTGGAGTTCTTTAAGAAACCTTACCCAACAACAAGAAAAATCACTAGAAAGTGCGTTTAGAACGATCGTCCCATCAATTATAATCAACAACGTTAAAATCACTTCCAGCTTGACATCATTATTTAATACGTACCTGGTAGCGATGGAAATGGAGTACTTTTGGATTTGTGACGTCAGTGAGTAAACTCCGAATACCACAAGTGGACATATCAGCAAAAACGCACCAAACATGAATGAAAAGATGGTAATGTTGCGAATACTTTTTCCTGAATTTTCTTCCAAAATGGCGTCGATTTCTGACGCAATAGACAGTTGGACGTCTCTGATGACGTCCTGGTAAAACGTCATATTTCCGTCCCAGCTGTCGGCCATAGTTAGGGACCCGTCTGCTGCCGATGTGACGTTAGAGCGAATTTCGTATCGCATAGTCTTAATGCTTTCGAATATTAATGGATGGTCGTTCAAACTTGTATCATAGATTTCAAAAGCGATTTCTGATAACTGTCTAGCGAATCGAAAGGTTACATTAGCAATATCCTGACTTTCCAGAAACATTAGGTATTCATCACGATCTCGGAAGTATCCCAGGGCGTAGAACGTCACTCCGTACCCACGTTCTCTCCCGATGTTCTCGCTTGTTACAATGATCTCTTGGTAGGCAACTAGACTTTTCCAGATCGACTCGGAGCTCGCCACTGAAATTGCCTCATACAACCACTTGATGAATACATCAATGCAGTCAGAATAGAAAAGTATTTCCCCTCTAGTTGTAAGCATGATGATGTCTAGTTCATATCGATGTTTGGCAAGATAAGCAGTGAACGCCTCCTTTGTCTGGAACTCTGGACGTTTGTTATTGACACTCACAGGCCATGACGACAGATTAGCCAGTGCACCATCCGTGTCGATGTAACGTCTCAAAAGACGACCTTTGGTGTCCGGACCAATCCTGCTGGCATACAGGGTACTCATATCTCGCTCCCGCTGAAAGTAGCGAAGGAATGTACCAAGCTCACGTCCAAGGTACAAATCTTGGCGAATCGTGATGAGCTTGGAATAAGTATTCAAAGTTCCTGCGAAGAAATTAGCCGTAATGCCTAGGAGAGCTACTATTGGAATCATCACTATAGCCAGCATTTTCACCATTTGCTTTTGTTTGCCGGCATTAGTGATAGGGTTTCCTGAAAGAAGAACAAATCGTTTTGCCATTTTATCTACCGATTCGATAATTGCAATAGTAATTATACCGACTATGATACAAAGAGAGGCGCTTATCACTGTTTTTATAGTTCCTTCTTATAAAGCGTCTTTACAACAAAACAGACAAAAAGAATAAGAAATCAAAGAGAAAAGATGAATGTAACTGATTTCAAGTGTACGCTTTTATTATGTATAGTATTATATCAAGCATTCGTTATCCTTTGCTAAAATAGCGTTTCTATTACATAGGTTCTTGTATGTTGAATTTTATAATCACATTAATGAAAGCCCTGATTTGAGAACAAACAACTCAAGGTTATGTTGTGACGTAGCCGTGTTGTGATTGCTACGTCACTTTTCTTGTCTGGTGCGTCGTCCATCAAGGCAGGAGAAAAGTGACTCCAACAGCGACCTGTCAACATATAACTGCAACAAGTTTGATTTTCTTGTCGAGTGACACGTACCTCTACAGACAGACTGACAACGGTTATCATCTCCTCTTAGAATCAACATGTCGATAATGCTTTCACTCAATTTCGAGTTACTTAGGGCTGCCATCTTTGATAATTTCGACTGCTGGCTACCCATCGCATTGTTGGCATTTTTCGTGAAAATCCCCATCTTCTGTACCGAAAATATAATTTAACTTTCGTCATGTTTTTGAATCTAGAGAAAAAAAGTAACGCTACGATATCTTCAGATTTTGTATGAATCATATGTTTATTCATAATAACTTTATGGCCTTATAAATGAAGAATACCAGTGAAATCATTGAAATTCACTAAGAAGcataaattaaatgaaagataggaacaaaatcattttacaattacTTAAAACACTGAAAAGAAATGAAACGCAATTGATGTAACTGCTATTGTACACCTACTACACTGCACAATGGACATAATATCATGACTTCTGTCAATTCTGTCTCAAAATTTGTCTGAGCTCGTATTTgcttttgtaaaataaatagcTATTGAACGTTATCTTCAGTCAGTGATTCGTAACATATTAAAAGTATGAAGATCATGACACTTAAATGTTGAGACAATAACAATAgttgataaataataacaataatcaGTAAGTTATCCCTCAAACAAACGATTACCTACCTTAAGTTCTTTTCTGTTCCGTAAGTAGTCTTCCAAAAATGACAGTTGATGCCTTAGTTTTACTCTCAGTCACGCGGCTGCCCGGATATTTCTCCGAGTTTCACTGACCAGATGTCTGGCCCACCTGTTCCCTGTAATGGGCAACCCCATCACCTCCCTCCTCATTGGGTAAAGTCATTAGCTATAATTTACGTACGTAGATAAACTAGCTAATACTGACTAACTAAAGCGATTACAGCTGATAATAAGACTCAAACGATCACAGAATAATTACGATGCAGATAATTACAGTAATTACAATACATCGGACTTAATTATCTACCTGTCATTACCGCGATGTTCTACCGCTCCAACCCAGGTTATAAAACAAATACGTGATGATTAGGATATAATCAGAAGCACTGTGAATATCCGTGTGAACTGCTggttattagctcacctggtccgaaggaccgaggtgagcttatatGGGAAaccgcagcgtccgtcgtccgtcaacaatcgacttcttctccataaccgctggtcggatttcaacaaaatttgactggtagcatcctttcGGGCTACTagctgaaaattgtacaaatgatggggctgacccccggggcctgaggggcggggacaaaagggatcaatttggctatttccatataaacgacttcttctctgaaaccaagcatgggatagcacccataatgcaatggtagtgtCGTGATAGGatggagattcaaaattgtacaaatgatagggctgacccccggggggcctgaggggcggggtcaaaaggggccaatttggcaatttccatataaacaacttcttctctgaaaccaagcatgggatagcacccataatgcaatggtagtatcgtgataggatggggattcaaaattgaacaaatgatagggctgaccccccggggacctgaggggcggggtcaaaaatggtcaatttggctatttttatataaacgacttcttctctga
This genomic window from Argopecten irradians isolate NY chromosome 4, Ai_NY, whole genome shotgun sequence contains:
- the LOC138320424 gene encoding uncharacterized protein, with the translated sequence MGIFTKNANNAMGSQQSKLSKMAALSNSKLSESIIDMLILRGDDNRCQSVCRGNPITNAGKQKQMVKMLAIVMIPIVALLGITANFFAGTLNTYSKLITIRQDLYLGRELGTFLRYFQRERDMSTLYASRIGPDTKGRLLRRYIDTDGALANLSSWPVSVNNKRPEFQTKEAFTAYLAKHRYELDIIMLTTRGEILFYSDCIDVFIKWLYEAISVASSESIWKSLVAYQEIIVTSENIGRERGYGVTFYALGYFRDRDEYLMFLESQDIANVTFRFARQLSEIAFEIYDTSLNDHPLIFESIKTMRYEIRSNVTSAADGSLTMADSWDGNMTFYQDVIRDVQLSIASEIDAILEENSGKSIRNITIFSFMFGAFLLICPLVVFGVYSLTSQIQKYSISIATRTQALKQEKICTDTLLYQMLPKSVAERLKRSEEVVAETFQHSTLFFGDIVGFTQISSNSSPLQVVNMLNKLFSCFDKRIEEHDVYKVETIGDAYMVVSGVPKPNGQQHAGEIATMALDLLVRISCMKIPHIPGKTFQLRIGCHSGSVVAGVVGTKMPRYCLFGESVNVAAKMESLGRPGMIHISETTFDILNSLGGYVMEVRTDDGARDDAVLKAAFRGIVRTYWLTHKEGFSADDMYISSRDNTPESDDAHHKLYEINRNNEDTGRSKDEGGRRKDEGGRKKITTQ